gaCGATGGGAAAGCTGAAGATGTTTTAGTGAAATTCAAAGAATACCAAGAAAGGCATTCTAGATCAGCTGTATTCCTCAACCACAAAGGACTAATGAAGGAGAGAAGTAATATTTTGGGGAAAACATTCACTGTCAGCAAGAATCGTATTATTTCAAAAACAACACTACGTGAATATAAACCTgatggaaaggtttttaaaaatatttcaggattAGTCATCAGAAATATAAGCCCTGTAAGAGAGAAGTTTGGTGAGAGTAATGGATGGGAGAAAACACTCCTTAATACGAAGCATGAGAAAATTCATACTGCAGTTAACCTCTGTAGACAAACAGAAAGGAGCCTGAGTGATAAACAGGACCTTATTCAACATCAGAAGGTTCAGACTCCTGAGCAGTCATTTGAACATAATGAATGTGGAAAACCCTTCCTCATGAAAGGAATGTTATTTACACATACTAGAGCTCACAGAGGAGAAAGACCCTTTGAATACAATAAAGATGGAATAGCCTTCCTTGAAAAGTCAAATCTCAATGTCCACCAACAAAATCTTACAGAGAAGAAGCCCCATGCATACAACAAATATGGGAAATTCCTCTGTAGAAAGTCCGTTTTTATCATGCATCAGAGATCtccaacagaagagaaacccTTTCAGTGTCCTTACTGTGGTAACAGCTTTAGAAGGAAGTCATACCTCATTGAACATCAGCGAATTCACACAGGTGAGAAACCTTATGTTTGCAATCAATGTGGAAAAGCCTTCCGTCAAAAGACGGCCCTCACTCTTCATGAGAAAACACATATAGAGGGAAAACCCTACATCTGCATGGATTGTGGGAAGTCCTTCCGCCAGAAGGCAATCCTCACTGTTCATCAGAGAATACACACAGGAGAGAAATCCAACGGATGTCCtcagtgtgggaaagcctttagtAGGAAATCAAACCTCATTCGCCATCAGAAAACCCACACAGGAAAGAAACCGTATGAATGTAAAGAATGTGGGAAGTTCTTCAGTTGTAAGTCAAACCTCATTGTCCATCAGAAGACTCACAAGATAGAAACTATGGGAATTCAGTAAAAGATGTGACTTTttggtaaaaattttaaagtcatagTAAACCCTATACATGATATTGCTTGTAAGTGTAATAATATTAAACAGCTTAAGGTACTATACCACATATTTACCTACTATCTGCTAGACTTTAAAACACACAAGAAGAATTACTAGACAAAGGAAATGacaaaagtcattaaaaatacaagcttcaattttttattattatattcacCGGACATAACCTTCTCTGTCAAATTTctacaaacattttaaattgctTATTTTCAATTTCCATACACACTTTGTTGTGACCCACTAACAAACAGTAGGCTGTCTGGCAGTGGGCCATGGACCACACTGTGAGcagaagtgctttaaaaaaaaaggtgtgaaCTGTGTTTCTCACTGCAAATATGGAAGAAAATTAGTTGTGACCTCCTCAGAGTTAGCCACAGTTCTAACTTCTAACATTATAAATTAGTTTTTGCATATTATAAgcctttatataaattaaattacacactATGTATTCTTTCATACATGACTTGTTTCATTCATCACTGTCTCTAAAACTCATCACTAGTGCATGTCGcagaagtttatttattttcattctgtatAAAATTCCATTATATGATTATATTACAATTTATCCAATTTACTGTTAATGgactttttcattgtttacagCTTAGGGTCATAATAAACAATGCTCCTGTGAACATACTTATATTTTGGTgtactttcattcatttttcttgtgtatatacttaggagtagaattgctgggtcctgGGGTATATGTATGTTCAGCGAGCCTTGGTGGATACTACCAAACAATTCAGAACTTTCACAACATGAGATAATTCACTCTGCAGGAAAACAACTGTAAATATTATCAACATGGTGATGGTTGAAATGAGACAATTCATGCTAGAGGGGAACTATGAATATTGTAAAAACTGGGACTCCATATATAATGCATGTCCAAAGGCTTTTAGCCACAGCTCAAATCTTAATATAATGCCAGATACATGTAATAAATGTGAGATTTCCTTTAGCCATAGGAATGCCTTACTTGAAATCAAAGTCATGCTAGAGAAAGGGAGGCACCTAGCATCTTCCTTGCTCAACATTAGAGAATTCTAATTCTTTTATACTATATGAGTATAATAAAGGGGGCAGGGGATAACTTTACCTAAGGCCTCTACCTTCACTGGTCATACAAAAATGATGAATATGGAAAAGCTTACAGCCACAGCTAAAATCCTTACAACACCAGGGAATTCACAAAGGACAAATGAAGTGAGATAATAGTGACCACCAACCTTACATCCTTTTGATCTTTAGGATGGCACTAAATTCTGCCGTCTTCCTGGGATgttacaggtttttgtttttttttttcatctactaTTGTAGCTTGAGAGGACAAGGGGTAATCTCAGAGCTTTCTTGATCTTTTCCACTATGAAAGCTATTACACTACAGGCCACGGACCCAACATGTGGAGTAACTCCAACTCCAAAATATGTCAATACTTATATAAATTCAGGGATCCTAAAATGACCACCAGATAGTCTGTGGACCCAATAGTTCTATTGTAAGCCAGATTCTGGCCAGGAATCCATTTATTACCTGACCTCCATATATGCCTGTTCTAACGTGTGGACCACAGTAATGCTTTAGGTCTCTAGGTATCATTGTGAACTCAGACCCTTTCTATGCTAGTTTTCTAGATGTCTGAGTATTCTTTTTCCAGCATACAGTTGCTCAAGTAAATGGTCATAGATCCTGTGGAAGAAGGACTTAGATGTCCCCCAGTGATACCCTGACTCCTGGTATTCATGCCCTTGTGTAATTCCCTTCCCTTGAGTGTGGGTTGACTtagcaacttaattttttttttttggtttcactgtttcttaattaaaattttaaaaatttgtttacttttaaaatttttgtttaataggtggaaataattttaggttaatttctttttaaacagaagtactggggattgaacccaggaccttgtacatgctaagcatgcactctaccactgacctataccctcccccagcaaCTTCACTTCTAACCAATAGAATGCATAACGGAAGTCACTTACACTATTAAGTTATAAACTATTATAAATTCTTTCTTGCTAGAAGACTCTGTTGACTGGCTTTGATGAAACCAGATGCCATATTGAAGAAACCCACACAGCAATGAGCTGAGGGTGGACCCTGGCCAACAACCAGCATGAAACTGGGATCCTCAGTGTAATACCCTGAAAACAACTAAATCCTGCACATGATCATGTGAGCTTGGAAGTGATCCTTCTCCAGTTGTGCCTTTGGGTAAATCCTGGCCCATACCTTGACTGTAGCCTTATGAAAGACCTTGAAGTAGAGGACCCAGCAAAGCTGTGCTCAGATTCATGAACCTTGGAAACTGAGATAACAACTGCGTGTTGTCCCGCAaaatttgtggtagtttgttacacaATAGCATATAATACAGCATAATAAAGAATCTGACTCCATTTTCGATGTTTGCTGGGTGTCCCCTCCTTTGTAGAGGTGGGAAGTTTAAATCACACAAGCCCCTGCCCGTGCCTGGGAACCCTTACACAGCCCCACTTTCTGAGCCCAATAAAAACTCCAGCCAGTTTCCCCTCCATGATCTCTCAACCCATTCTGAGACCTGCTTGGAAATCTACCTTGTTTTCCCCAGAAAAATCTCTCTATGTGAGTAATAAACCTTTCCATACCCTCTTGCTGCATGTGTGGTAGCATCAGTCTTGACATCCAAACCAAATTTTGGTTTGAGGGTCTATCCCACAGCTGTAGGGTGGCTGCAAAAATCTGAGCCAAGTGTCTACAGAATGCCCATCACAATCAGGGTTCTTTCCTCTCATGCTTTGGCTGCTAACTAGCCCTGCTGCCTTTGGCAAGTGTAAATTTtgagttgctgccagctggaaggCATGCTGTTTGACCTATAATCTACCTGCTAGAGAGTTTTTGCTTTGAACTTGGCTGCTTTGTGCTGTATTTGCCGAGTCCTACCAAACCTGTGTTAGAAACTGACCTAAGTCAGAAGTTTTTATAATTGGCATTTAGAAGAATGAGATTGAAGTCTCCCTTAAAGCAGCTCTGGGTCATGCACGTGTCTTGGCCCAAATCTATCAATCTCAGAGTGAATCATATGTCTCAATTCCAAGCATAAGTCATTACTGTGCTATGCTGAGGAGAACGGCTCGTACTCTGTGATCACTAGTTGTGTGTTTCAACTAGGTACTGGCCCCTATTCTAAAGTGCACTAAGAAGGAGACTGACATCCCGTGCAATAGTGAGGTCCACGGGGTGATTGCTTCCTTGAAGGAAGTGCAGTCACCACATGGCATGCTAAGTCTACCTTCGTAAAACCAGATGGTTTCCTAAGACCCTTTGCTAAGACACCTTTGCTGGTGCTGCTGCCTGTGCCTCAGTGAGCAAGAGATTCTGATCCTCAGGCTTACAGGAAAAAACTTACATGGAACTCTGTGGCACAGTTCCTTATGAACAGTGTCCCTGAATGCTTTACTCCTATCCCTTTTGAAGGGCTGTAAGACAACATCACTCTATTTacaactgtaaaataaaaaaggctCTGAGTTAGATACAGGGCCACAAATTTTCAACATTTAGAAAGGAGGGTGGGGAAATCAGTATCCAGGGTTGCTAAAATATATTACcaaaatgtctatttttaacaaaaaaaaattattataactgaaaaactgagcTCTACATGGGAATttcacacaacactgtaaaatgattataaatcaataaaaaagtttaaaatttttttttaaaatgagacatataaagaaataggaaagtaaGCCCCATACACAGAGGAAAAGCaagtaacagaaacagacttgaaaGAGCCCAGATATCACATTGAACAGACAAGGATATCAAACCAGTCATTAAAATTATGTTCAACAGCTAAAGAAAATCACGATTAATGAAgctaagaaaaataccatgacaATGCTTCATCAAAGATCAACCATTAATAAAGAGATTGAAATTataaaaagatgtagaataagtTCTGAGCCATAATTAAAGGTCTTCCCACATTCTTTACATTCACAGAGCTTTTCACCATGGTAGATTCTCAAATGTTTAGGTTGTGAGCAATGAGTAAAAGCCTTCCACTGTTCTGTACATTCATTGCACTTGttgctattttgaattctctgctttatAGTAAGGTATAATGTACCAACAATTTCTACACATTCCTTACATTCAGAAAGTTTTTCTTTAGAATGAGTTCTTTTGTGATGACTAAAGAATAAATGGCCATTGAAggtttttctacattctttacatTCAAAACTTTTCTCTCTAGTAGAAAATTCCTGAGCGAATAAAGCATGTTGGCTAAAAATGGGCATGTGCTCATGGCTGATAATAAATTGCCTGAAATAGCCCTCCTGCTGTCCCTGCTGTCTCTCAAATTGACTTTTGCATTCCCAAGTATCTCTGAAAATGGATTTCTCCGGGTTATGGCTTTTAAATGGTTCCATGACAACCCACTGGGATGATTCTGTCTCATAAATACCTCTTTTTGGAGATAACTTCTTGGGCTCACACCTGGAAACCAAGTCTGAAagataagaaacacattttaattgCTGGTTTTGTATTACCAGCGAAATAAAATATCTCTAGTAGAAAGAGGgagaattgaaaaaaattcacataacaaaTGAAAGCCTTGGGGAGCTCTCAAATACTATCATGAAACTGAGTGAAAAGAGGACAAGGAGATGCCGAGAAATGAAAGCTCATGCGAGAAAGTGAGGGAGTTAATTAACAAGTCAGTGGTCCTGAAATTTTGATCTACTTCAAAATCACCTTGGGAGTCTGTTGCAATTATGGATGTTTACAAAACATTATAGatcaactgaatcagaatctacaAGATCTATATGTTTAAAACGCTCCACCAGGCCAAAGGATTATGTGATGGGAGACTACTAGTTGTCCCAAAATGCCTTAGTCTCCTTTTGgatgttgattgaatctatggTTTTCAGTTGAGAACAGGCTGCCTTTGCAGCAGAATATGCCATGTAACTGGATTCTACCTAAAGAAATGCAGGAGTATTGTGTAGTACCCTCTGAGAACTTAAAGAGTCAGCTGGCCCATGCCCTGCATGTGTTATTCTGCCACTTCCTCAGCAAAGCCAGCTGCAATGTGGACGTGATGGTTTTGCAGAGCAGAGCTGCCACTCCAGCCTGGATTTCAATgcaagagaaaattaaatttctatatatatagtttaAACTACAATTATTTTGGGGTCTCTGTCATATGCAGCCAAACCTATATCCAAACTAAAACAGTTTCCCATtgaactgaaatttttaaaatccacatgAGTCTTATACAAGGCCTCTGATTACCTATAAGACCTCTTTTTGAGTCCAATTCCTTTTTATTCACTGTGTTACACCATTAACTTCCTTTTAACAACTAGGACATTCCAAAGTCTTTCCTATATTAGAGCTTTCCAGAggctatttcagaaaagaaagtttGAGAGTGACAACTAAATAAAGCATTCTATTCTAacacaatttatttttccattttcctagtGATGGACCTTGGGATGTTTCCAGTTTAGGGCTATTATGATTAGTACTGCTATGAGCATTCTTTGCACATTTCTTTTAGTGGAAATAGGACTACTTTTTGCTAGgtgtatatacctaggagtaaaatTGCTGCATGAGAGGATATGCATTTGTTCAGTGTTAGTTGACACTATCCAAAAGCGTCCTAATTTACAATTTCATCAAACTCGAAAAGAGTTCCTGTtcctcacatcctcaccaacactcattatTGTTACTCTTCTTCAGGTGTCCTGGCAGATGTGTTGTGATACTGTATTGTGGTTTAACTtgcagttccctgatgacaaatgATGTTCAACACTTTTCCATATGTTTGTTGGCCAACTGGATgtctttcataattttattaatttttgtccaattttattaaattttttggtggtaaagttcatataccataaaatccaccattttatacattttgaagTATTGCAAGTCAGTAACTTGTACTATATTCCCAATGTTGTACAAGACCACTAAATCCACAGCATTTTTATCATGTCAAAAAGAAATCCCATACCCACAGtcattttctgttctcttcccccgagtccctggcaaccactaatctgctttatgtctctatgaatttatctagacatttcatacaaatggaatcatacaatacatgATGCTTTGTGTCTGTTCTCACTCAGTATAATGTGTCCATTCATATATCAACATGAAGTAAACTAATGACATTCATGGATTCCTTatttaaataaagattttaagagctcagtaaaattaaaaatagattaaaaaacaaagcaagcagaAAAATTAGCTAAGTAGTAATTCTAGAAATGATAACAAGTAATACAAAGATATGTAATTAACAGCCGTATCTTGGCTCAGTAGTAACAGTATGTCAATGATAACAAAATaagcagtgaaaaataaattgagTATTTATCTTTCTTGGTCTGTAGATACATATATCAGGGCAATCACATAATTGATGAGAGTTCTTTACTGGAGAATTTCAgctgataaaagcagaaggaacctCTAATAAAATAATGGATCTAGGCAATAATCATCAATGGCTGCTAAAATCCTTAAGGGAAAGGTTAATAAGTATCTTTAAAACAGGTGAATTCTGATTCACAACACATGCATCTGTCTCAACACATGATCAATCTCAGTATTTCTCAAAGTGACACAAACCAACATAAGATGCAGTAAGATGTACACAGCAACCATCAAATCCTGTTGTGTTCTGCTTTTGTTCTTTCATCATGGCTCACATACTGTTACCAAAATGATAATATTCTTTTCTGTATCATTGGCTCTATGTTGGTTTTCCATACTCTTGGAGTTCCATCAGCTGTGGGTTACTGAAAATTCAGATAACTGGatatttttaaacctttataTTCAGTTATCTTACAAGTGTCTGCTGGTAACTATTGTAACCTTGCTGCCAAGTTAGATGTAACCAggcaaaaggcaaaactatagctTCAGTGGTTAAAGAAGGGATAAAGTTAAATTGCcaacaacatttaaaaacataaaagaggtcctgcagagaatacagacttgtggttaccggggggtggtggtgctgggtagagggtgggaagggatagactgggattccaaaattgtagattagataaacaagattacactgtatagcacagggaaatatacacaaaatgttatgataaatcacagagaaaaaaatgtgacaatgagtgtgtatatgtccatgaatga
This genomic interval from Vicugna pacos chromosome 9, VicPac4, whole genome shotgun sequence contains the following:
- the LOC107035219 gene encoding uncharacterized protein isoform X1 produces the protein MKNDLEMDDKSVFHGRWKVQLQRGKTQCSLSPSYNRYLPDHETRFLALGSSLVQKESSKEKANLKAMPQGSVSFKDVTVDFTQEEWQQLDSAQKALYRDVMLENYCHFVSVGFHMTKPDMIHKLEQGKELWTTGRIFPSRSYPEDDGKAEDVLVKFKEYQERHSRSAVFLNHKGLMKERSNILGKTFTVSKNRIISKTTLREYKPDGKVFKNISGLVIRNISPVREKFGESNGWEKTLLNTKHEKIHTAVNLCRQTERSLSDKQDLIQHQKVQTPEQSFEHNECGKPFLMKGMLFTHTRAHRGERPFEYNKDGIAFLEKSNLNVHQQNLTEKKPHAYNKYGKFLCRKSVFIMHQRSPTEEKPFQCPYCGNSFRRKSYLIEHQRIHTGEKPYVCNQCGKAFRQKTALTLHEKTHIEGKPYICMDCGKSFRQKAILTVHQRIHTGEKSNGCPQCGKAFSRKSNLIRHQKTHTGKKPYECKECGKFFSCKSNLIVHQKTHKIETMGIQ
- the LOC107035219 gene encoding uncharacterized protein isoform X4, giving the protein MPSPAGGAWSPPAPPQGPLHARRRSPLADGSHRWFFQTPKSRVVVLCERGEVVEGKESPRRGEDDGKAEDVLVKFKEYQERHSRSAVFLNHKGLMKERSNILGKTFTVSKNRIISKTTLREYKPDGKVFKNISGLVIRNISPVREKFGESNGWEKTLLNTKHEKIHTAVNLCRQTERSLSDKQDLIQHQKVQTPEQSFEHNECGKPFLMKGMLFTHTRAHRGERPFEYNKDGIAFLEKSNLNVHQQNLTEKKPHAYNKYGKFLCRKSVFIMHQRSPTEEKPFQCPYCGNSFRRKSYLIEHQRIHTGEKPYVCNQCGKAFRQKTALTLHEKTHIEGKPYICMDCGKSFRQKAILTVHQRIHTGEKSNGCPQCGKAFSRKSNLIRHQKTHTGKKPYECKECGKFFSCKSNLIVHQKTHKIETMGIQ
- the LOC107035219 gene encoding uncharacterized protein isoform X5 yields the protein MPSPAGGAWSPPAPPQGPLHARRRSPLADGSHRWFFQTPKSRVVVLCEREDDGKAEDVLVKFKEYQERHSRSAVFLNHKGLMKERSNILGKTFTVSKNRIISKTTLREYKPDGKVFKNISGLVIRNISPVREKFGESNGWEKTLLNTKHEKIHTAVNLCRQTERSLSDKQDLIQHQKVQTPEQSFEHNECGKPFLMKGMLFTHTRAHRGERPFEYNKDGIAFLEKSNLNVHQQNLTEKKPHAYNKYGKFLCRKSVFIMHQRSPTEEKPFQCPYCGNSFRRKSYLIEHQRIHTGEKPYVCNQCGKAFRQKTALTLHEKTHIEGKPYICMDCGKSFRQKAILTVHQRIHTGEKSNGCPQCGKAFSRKSNLIRHQKTHTGKKPYECKECGKFFSCKSNLIVHQKTHKIETMGIQ
- the LOC107035219 gene encoding uncharacterized protein isoform X6, coding for MLENYCHFVSVGFHMTKPDMIHKLEQGKELWTTGRIFPSRSYPEDDGKAEDVLVKFKEYQERHSRSAVFLNHKGLMKERSNILGKTFTVSKNRIISKTTLREYKPDGKVFKNISGLVIRNISPVREKFGESNGWEKTLLNTKHEKIHTAVNLCRQTERSLSDKQDLIQHQKVQTPEQSFEHNECGKPFLMKGMLFTHTRAHRGERPFEYNKDGIAFLEKSNLNVHQQNLTEKKPHAYNKYGKFLCRKSVFIMHQRSPTEEKPFQCPYCGNSFRRKSYLIEHQRIHTGEKPYVCNQCGKAFRQKTALTLHEKTHIEGKPYICMDCGKSFRQKAILTVHQRIHTGEKSNGCPQCGKAFSRKSNLIRHQKTHTGKKPYECKECGKFFSCKSNLIVHQKTHKIETMGIQ
- the LOC107035219 gene encoding zinc finger protein 382 isoform X3; this encodes MPQGSVSFKDVTVDFTQEEWQQLDSAQKALYRDVMLENYCHFVSVGFHMTKPDMIHKLEQGKELWTTGRIFPSRSYPEDDGKAEDVLVKFKEYQERHSRSAVFLNHKGLMKERSNILGKTFTVSKNRIISKTTLREYKPDGKVFKNISGLVIRNISPVREKFGESNGWEKTLLNTKHEKIHTAVNLCRQTERSLSDKQDLIQHQKVQTPEQSFEHNECGKPFLMKGMLFTHTRAHRGERPFEYNKDGIAFLEKSNLNVHQQNLTEKKPHAYNKYGKFLCRKSVFIMHQRSPTEEKPFQCPYCGNSFRRKSYLIEHQRIHTGEKPYVCNQCGKAFRQKTALTLHEKTHIEGKPYICMDCGKSFRQKAILTVHQRIHTGEKSNGCPQCGKAFSRKSNLIRHQKTHTGKKPYECKECGKFFSCKSNLIVHQKTHKIETMGIQ
- the LOC107035219 gene encoding uncharacterized protein isoform X2 translates to MKNDLEMDDKSVFHGRWKVQLQRGKTQCSLSPSYNRYLPDHETRFLALGSVSFKDVTVDFTQEEWQQLDSAQKALYRDVMLENYCHFVSVGFHMTKPDMIHKLEQGKELWTTGRIFPSRSYPEDDGKAEDVLVKFKEYQERHSRSAVFLNHKGLMKERSNILGKTFTVSKNRIISKTTLREYKPDGKVFKNISGLVIRNISPVREKFGESNGWEKTLLNTKHEKIHTAVNLCRQTERSLSDKQDLIQHQKVQTPEQSFEHNECGKPFLMKGMLFTHTRAHRGERPFEYNKDGIAFLEKSNLNVHQQNLTEKKPHAYNKYGKFLCRKSVFIMHQRSPTEEKPFQCPYCGNSFRRKSYLIEHQRIHTGEKPYVCNQCGKAFRQKTALTLHEKTHIEGKPYICMDCGKSFRQKAILTVHQRIHTGEKSNGCPQCGKAFSRKSNLIRHQKTHTGKKPYECKECGKFFSCKSNLIVHQKTHKIETMGIQ